The genomic stretch GTCGGACAGCGTGACCGCCTCGAACGTCGAGCCGAGGACGAACTCGCCCGGGTGCAGGACGAACGGTCCGTCCCCCTCGACCTCCACCTGGGTGGTCAGGTCGTCCTGCTGCACCTTGGGATCGATGTGGGTGTACTTCGTGTTGTTGAAGACCCGGAAGAACCGGTCGAGCCGGACGTCGATGCTGGACGGCTGGATCAGCGTGGCGTCGAAGGGGTCCAGGCCGAGATTCCCGGCCTCGATCTCGGCGAGCAGGTCGCGATCCGAAAGCAGCATGAGGGCAGCCTAGAGGGCCGATCGGCGTCGGGTCGTGAGGCCCCGACCAGCGGGAATCGCAACGTCACCCCCACCGGCGGAACGGCGAAGGCCCGGACGGAAATCCGTCCGGGCCTTCGCACTGCTGGAGCGGGCGACGAGAATCGAACTCGCGCTATCAGCTTGGGAAGCTGAAGTTCTACCACTGAACTACGCCCGCAGGTGCCCGACCACTATAGCCCGTCCCACGGTGGTGACGGTCCTTCGCGGTCGGGGCGCCCCTGTCGATGCAGCCGGGCGGGTCGGCCCCCCGACGGAACCGACCACGCCCGCGGCCTCAGGCGACCGCGGCCAACGCGCCCGGCGCCACCTGGGCCAGCGCCGCGCGGAGCGCCGTCCCGTCCTCGTCGGCCAGCGCGGCCTCCCGGAGACGCTGGATCTCCGCGGCCGCCCGGGCCCGCCCGGGCCCGGAGGCCAGGGTGTCGACGGCGGCCATCAGCAGCGCGAAGCTCTCCCGGCCGTGCTCGTGGGTGGCGCCGTAGCCCTTGAGCACCCGCTGGCACTCGATGACCTCGCGGGCCAGTTCGGGATCGTCGCGACCGACCCGGACGGCCCGGTCGATCCACGTGTCCAGCGCCTCCTGCTCGCGGGCGAACCGGTACGACCGGGGCCGCATGGGCCGGAACCTGGCCATCACCCACAGCATCGAGAAACCGATGGTGCCGGTGGTGTTGACGACGATGCCGTTCCGGGTGGCCCTGGTGACGATGCGGCGGAACATCTTCGACCGGGACAGCCGGCGGCCCATCGCCGTCGGCAGAGTGTCGGTGATCTCCTCGACCTGCGGGTGCAGGTACTCGCGGACGTCGACGATCTGCCCCTTCTTGGCCCCGGCCTCGTCGCGGACTCCGGCGATCCGCTTGCTGCGGATCTTCTGGTGGGCGACATGGATGGTGTCCTGGTAGGTCATCCAAAGCGCGACGTGCCGGGCGGCTTCGACGGTGAGCCGGGCCTCCCCGGCCGGATCGAGTTCGATCGCGGCCAACCGGGAGACCCGCTGCAGGTAGCGATCGGTGTAGTCGATGTCCTGGTAGACGGCGGTGCGGACGCACCCGTGCAGCAGCATGTCCCGCGCCGGGACGGGGAAGTGGTCCGCTACGCGACGGGCGTGGGCCTGCAACCCGGGCCCGACCAGGCTGCCCGGGTCGGTGGCCGCGATCTGCCGCCGTCGCCGTTCCTCGGCCTGGGCGGCGGCCTCGACCGGGTCGACCGGTCGGCGCGGCTGCAGGGTCAGGGCGACCGGGCCGTTGCCGCGCGAGGCCGGGGCCGGTGGCGGCGCGGTCGCGGCGTCGTAGCCGGCGGCGAACGCCCGCAGCGACGCGTCGACGCCCTTGCCGGACGCCCTGATGGCGGCCTCGAACTCCGGCCGCGGAAACGGCAGCGCGGCCGACCCGGCCAGCGCCCCGAACAGCGACGCGCTGATGACACTGCCGGCCGTGGTCGCCAGGGCCATGAAGTCGGCGGACACCAGCCGCTTGGCGCCGGCCTCGGCCGCGGACAGCAGGGCGGCACTGTCGGCCCGGCCGTCGCCGAGGGCGAGTCGTTCGTCCATCGAGTAGACCCGGTTGGTCGACGCGATCAACGTGGTGCGGTCGGGGGTGGCGAACCCGCGCTGCACGGCCCGGCCGGCCTCCATCAGCTCGGAGGCGATGACGACGTCGACCTCCCCCGGCGTCGGGAACAGGCTGAGAACCGGCTGCTGCCGGGCACTCTCACCGGCCGGGGCCAACGACGGCGGGTACAGCTCGACGTAGTAGACGGTCGCACCGGTGCGCTGGGCGACCCCGGCGACGGACGTGTTCTGTGCGTACCAGCCGGCCTTCTGCCCGACGGCGACGATCCAGTCGGCGAGCACCCCGCCGCCCTCGCCGCCCATGGCCAGGATGGCGATGGTGATCGGGCGACGCCCACTGCTCCAGCTGCTGCTCATTGCGCGACCTCGTACTGTGCGGCCCGGGACTCGACCCCGGAGGACAGGGCCTTCGTCCAGCCCTTGCGGATGACGGACCGGGCGCGGTCGACGGCGGTCGGGTTGATGACCATGTCGGTCCGGTAGAACGACGGGCACAGCGACGCGGCGTGCGCGTTGGCCCCGCACACCCCGCAGCCGACGCAGGAGTCGAGCACGGTGGCGACCGGGTCGGTGCGCATCGGGTCCGGGTTGGGGGCGATGGTCAGCGAGGGGCAGCCGGAGACGCGGATGCAGGCGTGGTCGCCGGTGCAGGTCTCGGCGTCGACGCCGAACCGTTCCTTGACGACCCGCTTGCCCTCCTTGATGGCCTTCTGCCGCTGCGGCTTCTCTCGGCGCTGCTTGTTCAGCTGGCACTCGGACTGGGCGACGATGACCTTCGGGCCCTTGGTCTTAGTGGTGAGCGCGGTGACCAGCAGATCGCGCAGCTCGCCGATCCTGTACGTGTCGGTGACGGTCTTGGTCCACTTCACCCCGACGCCGCGGACGGCCTTCTCGATCGGATGCTGGGTGGAACGCAGCGGGCTGTCGGCCTGGGACGAGAGCACGTCCTGGCCGCCGGTGGCGGCGCTGTAGGCGTTGTCCACGACCAGCAGGAGCTGATCGTTCTCGTTGAAGACGGCGTTACCGACCCCGCTGGTCAGGCCGTTGTGCCAGAACCCGCCGTCGCCCATGATCGCCACGGTCCGCCGGTCGGCGGACTTGGAGTTCAGTGCGGCCGCCCCGGCCGAGCCGAGCCCGTACCCCATCGTGGTCGCGCCGAGGTTGAAGGGCTCGTTGATGGCGAACAGGTGGCAGCCGATGTCCGCGCTGACGTGGTGCTTCTTGCCGGTCTCCTTCTCCGCCAGCTTGAGTGCGCTGAAGATGGGGCGCTCCGGGCAGCCGGTGCACAGGCCCGGCGGGCGGGCCTTGATGGCCTTGGCGTCGACGCGGGTGGCGAACGGGCTGGCCGGGTCGTCGGCCGGGCGCAGCAGCGCCGGTCGGGTCCGTTCGCGGTCGGGCAGGTGGCGGGCCAGGAAGTCGTCGACACCGCGGGTGACGGCGGCGGTGGTGTACTCGCCGGCGACGGGCAGCAGGTCCTTGCCGTGCAGTGCGACGGTCGACCCGGCCCGCCGGAGAATCGCGTTGAGGTTCTGCTCGATGTAGTCGGGCTGCCCCTCCTCGACCAGCAGCACGGCCTTCTTGTCGGCGCAGAAGTCGAGAACCTCGGAGTCGACCACCGGGTAGGTCACGTTCATGACGTAGATCGGGACCTGGGTGTTGCCGAACGCGTCCGACTGGCCGAGCAGTTCGAGCGCCCGGTTCAGGGTGTTGTAGACGCCGCCCTGCACGATGATCCCGACGTCGGCGGTGCCGGCGCCGAGCACCTCGTTCAGGCCGCGCCGCGTGATGAACTCGACGGCCGCCGGCCAGCGGTTCTCGATCTTCTCCTTCTCGTGCAGGAAGCTCGCCGGCGGCAGCACGATGCGGTCCAGCTGCCGGACCGGGTTCTCGATGGCCTCGGTGACCGTCATCGGCGGCCGCTGGTTGTCCTTGGCCTCGAAGCTGCCGGTCAGATGGCAGGCCCGCAGGCGCAGCTGCAGCATGACGGGGGTGGAGCTGGCCTCGGACAGTTCGAACCCGGCCTCGACGGCGTTGACGATCGCCTCGATGTTCGTGCGTGGGTCGAGCAGCCACATCTGCGACTTCATGGCGAACGCGTGCGAGCGTTCCTGCATGATGCTGGAGCCCTCGCCGTAGTCCTCCCCGACGATGATCAACGCGCCACCGGTGACGCCGCCGCTGGACAGGTTGGCCAGGGCGTCGGAGGCGACGTTGGTGCCGACGGTCGACTTGAAGGTGATCGCGCCCCGGAGCGGATAGTTCACCGATGCGGCCAGCATGGCGGCCGCGGTGGCCTCGGAGGCGCTGTTCTCGAAGTAGACGCCGAGTTCCTCCAGCACCTCGTGGGCGTCGCCGAGGACGTCCATCAGGTGCGAGATCGGCGCGCCCTGGTAGCCGCCGACGTAGGCGACGCCGGACTGCAGCAGGGCCTTGGTGACGGCGAGGATGCCCTCGCCGGAGAACGTGGTGCCCGCTCCGTCGCGGAGCTTGCGTACTTCGTGGGCGAAAGACCGTTCGGCCATGGCGGCGGCTCCTTCTCCGTTCGGTCGATGGTCGGCTGGTCAGCGGGGGCGGCGACCCGAGCGGATCAGGACGGGACGATGGCGTACGCGCGGGCCGGCGACCCGGTGCCGCCGACGATCGGCAGCGGCGAGACCACCAGCATGGCCCCGGTGGCCGGCAGCCGGTCGAGGTTCTGCAGCTGGGTCAGGCCGTACTTGTCGGCGCCCAGCAGGTAGTGGTGCACCGGGAACGGCGGCTGCAGTCCGCCGGCCTGACCGGCGTCGATACCGACCGTCTCCACCCCGTAGCCGGTGATGGGCGACTCGGCGAGCCACTGCGCCCCCTCGGCCGAGACGCCCGGGGTGTGCGGGCCGGCGTCGTCGGCATTAGCGAAGGCCTGGGCGTCCCGGCTGTACCGGCTCCAGCCGGTGCGCAGCAGCAGCCAGGCACCCTCCGGCAACGGACCGAGAGCCTCGAAGTCCGCTGGGCCGACCAGCAGATCGGGGTTCTCCTGCGCGCGCTCGGTGACGTCCAGGACGACGGCCGGTCCGACGAGCCGACGCGGCGGGATGGTGTCGACGGAGTTGCCGTCCCGGCCGGTCGCCCAGTGCACGGGGGCGTCGAGGTGGGTGCCGGTGTGCTCGCCGAGGTGGATGTTGTTCCAGCCCCAGAACGGCCCGTCGTCGTCGAAGTCGCTGACCTTCTCCAGCGACAGCGGGATCGTGTTCGCGAACGGCGGCGGCAGCTGCAGGACGGGGGTGTCCGGCGAGAGCGGGGCGGTGAGGTCGAGGATCTCCACCCCGCCGGTCGCCAGGGAATCGAGCAGGTCGTCGACGACGGTCATGGCCATCACCTCTCGGTCGCAGTACGGGACGCGGATCGCGGTCGCCCGGGGGACGACTGCTGCCGTGACGTCGGACGGTAGGCGGTGGCCCGGGCGGGGCTCTATCCAGTTCGCGCGTGGGTCAGCCGGAATGCGGGCGGACCGGGCGGCCCGGTCTCAGCGGGAGCGTTGCAGGGTCTGGCTGGGCGTCTCGCCGAACGTCGACCGGTAGTCGCCGGACAACCGGCCGAGGTGGGTGACGCCCCAGCGCAGCGCCGCCTCCGTGACGCTCGCGGCGCGGCCCTGTTGCAGATCGGCGCGCACCCGTTCCAGCCGGACCCGGCGCAGGTGGGCCATCGGGGTGACGCCCAGGTGCACGCGAAAGCCGGCCTGCAGGGCGCGGACGCTGAGACCGACGGCCTCGGCGATGTCCGGGGTGCCGAGCGGTTCGGCACAGTGGTCCTCGATGAGCCGGGCGGCGCGGCGGATCGGCCGCTCGTGGGGGGTGACGGCGGCAGCTTCGCCGGGGACGGCCAGCCCGGCCAGCAACCCGTCGATGAGCGCGATCCGCAACGCCGCGGCCGCAGAGGGCGCCGACGCGAGCCCGTCGGGACGGTCCACGTCGGTGACGACCAGGTCGACCAGGGCCCGCCAGCTCCGCCCCGCCCCCCGGGTGAGATCGAGTTCGCCGACCCCGTCGGGGATGTCGAGCCCGGCGGCCCGGGCGACCGCCACCCGTTGCGTCAGCACCGGACGGCCGATCCGCACCATCAGGCGCGGATTGCCCCTCGAGTAGCGCATCCGCAGCGGGCGCCCCGGCGGGGCGACCACCGCTGTGCCCGGGTGCGCGGCGACCGTGGCTCGTCCGGCCACGATGGTGCACCGACCGGCCAGCGGGATCTGGACGAGCTGGAAACCCATGCCGTCGACGGCGATCTCGACCTCGGACGCGTAGTCGATGTAGTGCAGGCTCAGACCGTCGAGATCGACCGCGTTGTGCAGCGCGCGAAAGCCCTCGACACCGGCCGTCGGCATCAGCCGGTGCGGGGCGAGCTGGGCCGAGACCGAGGCTCGGGCGACATCGAGACTCGTGGTGCGCAGCACCCGGTGGGCGGACAGGGGCGGGGCCGACCGGGCCATGGGCCACCTCCCGCACGGGCGCCCCGTCACCGACGCGCCGGCGCGGCTCCGTTGACATTTGACTGACGTTCGTCCGGATCGCAGAACACAAGCGTTCCCTGGACAGCGGCGACTGTCAATGGATAGCCCGTCCCGGCGCCCTGACCGGACGATCTCCGCCATGCCGCAGCACACCCCGCCCGCCCCGGTCGTGAACGACCCCGCGACGACTCCGTCCGCGCTGCGCCGCCACCTCGCCCGCTGGCCGACCGGCGTCGCCGTCGTCACGACCGTCGTCGACGGTCGGCCCGTCGGCAAGACCATCAACAGCTTCCACTCGACCTCGTTGCAACCGCCGCTGGTCGGATGGTGCGTCGACCACGGCTCCAGTCAGCTGGACGACTGGCTGGCCGCCGACGGCTTCGTCGTGCACGTGTTGAGCGCCGACCAGATACCCCTGGCGACCCACTTCGCGAACCGATCGGCCGACCGGTTCGCCGGGATCGAGTGGACGGCCGGCCTGGACGGCATGCCGCTGCTCGTCGCGGACGTACCCCTCCGCCTGGAATGCCGCGTCCGGCATCGACTCCCGGTCGGCGACCACACCTACCTCGTCGGCCAGGTCGTCGACCTCACCGCCGGCCCGGCCATCCCGCTCGTCCTGCAGCGCTGAACCGCCCGCTCATCGAAAGGAACTCACCGTGTCCACACCGCTTCTCGACGCCGACCACTTCCGTCTCGGCCTGTTCTCCTCGAACTGCACCGGCGGCCTGGCCGTCACGACGATCCCGGAGCGCTGGTCGGCGTCCTGGGCGGACAACCTGCGGTTGGCCCAGCTGGCCGATCGGGTCGGCATCGACTTCATGCTGCCGATCGCCCGGTGGATCGGGTACGGGGGCGTCACCAACTTCCACGAGGGCGTCCTGGAACCGGTGCCGTGGGCCACCGCGATCGTCGCCTCGACCGAGCGGGTGACCGCGTTCGCCACGGTGCACACCGCCTTCAATCACCCGGTGGTGACGGCCAAGCAGCTCGCCACCGTCGACCAGGTCGCGCCCGGTCGGGTCGGCGTGAACGTCGTGGCGGGCTGGAACCAGCCCGAGTACGAGGCCATGGGCGTTGATCTCCCCCAGGACCACGACTCCCGGTACGCCCTCGCCCAGGAGTGGATCGACATCGTCACCACGTTGTGGCAGCGCGAGGGCCGGTACGACGTGCCCGGTCGGTTCTGGAACCTGACCGGGGTGGAGGCACTGCCCAAGCCGGCCGACGGTCGGCTGCCGATCCTGAACGCCGGGTCGAGCGCCCAGGGCAAGGCGTATGCGGCCCGCAACGCCGACTTCGTCTTCACGATCGTCAGCGGACCGGAGCAGGGCGCCGAGGTGGTCCGCGGATTGCACGCCGACGCCGCGGCCCAGGGGCGGACCAGCGGGGTGCTCACGCCGACGCATGTGGTCTGCCGGCCGACCCGCGAGGAAGCCCGCGAGTACCTGCACTACTACGCCGACGAGAACGCCGACTGGGATGCGGTCGACAACCTGATGCGGCTGCAGGGTCTGCACGCGCAGTCGTTCAGCCCGGAGATGCTGGCCACGTTCCGCGGCCGGTTCGCCGCCGGGCACGGCACCTGCCCGCTGGTCGGCTCCCCCGACGATGTGGCCGACGAGATCGAGCGCTTCGCCCGGGCCGGTTTCGGCGGCATCACGATGTCGTTCGTCGACTACGTCGGCGAGCTGGAGTATTTCGCGCAGGAGGTCATGCCGCGGCTGGTCAAGAAGGGGCTGCGCCCCGAAATGGGCTGATCAGGTCTCAGACCGGTCGTCCGCTGGCTGCACGGCATGGCGCAATAGTTCACCTAAGCGCATACTATTGCGCCATGCGGAGGGACGAGTGGTGGCCCAATCTCCGCCTGCAGGCGGAGGACCAGCACGGGCTCATCACCGCCGCACAAGGCCGCCTGGCCGGAGCCACCCGTCGGCAGCTGGCCGACCTCATCGAGCAGGGCACCCTGACCCGCCTCCAGCACGGCATCTACCAACTGACCGGGACCCCGTCCGATGAGTGGACCGGTGTCCGTACCGCATGGCTCGCCCTGGCCCCGGAACGATCAGCGCCGGAGCGGCTGGCCGCCCCTGATCCTGAGGGGGTGGTCTCCCATCGCAGCGCGGCACAGCTGCTGGGCCTCGGCGATCTCGACGCCGATCGCATCGAATTCGTCGCGTCCACTCGACGGCGGCCCCGCAATCCGGATGTCGTCGTCCACCAAGCCCAAGTCCGGTCCGGAGACTGGATCGTCGAGCACGGCCTGCCGGTCACCACTCCGGTGGTCACGGTCGCCGCGCTCGCGGACAGCGGAGTCGACCGCGAGCACCTGGCGGTGGTGGCCCGGGATGCGGTCTGGCGGAGGGACGTACCCGTCACTTCGCTGGCCGCTGCGCTGGATCGCTGCGCGGCGGGATACGGATTCGACGACGGCACCGCTCTGATCGATGAGCTGATCGCCCTCGCCGGCGTCCCCCAGTCCAGCATCGACCTGGCCGCCCACGCGACCGGCGGTGACCGTGCTCGTAGTTCTCCTCCAGCGGGGCCTGGACGTTTTCGAGCGATGATTGCTGACCCTCCATGACAGGGAAGGCCTATCCCACTCCCGCTGCCTTTCGCCGAGCCCTGACGGACAGAACCAAGCAGGCCTCAACCGCTAGCGGCCGACCCTTTCAGGAGCTTCGGCGCCTGTTTGTCCTGCACTGCTTTCTCGCGCGTGTCTTCGACATTCCCGGCGAACGCTGGATCCTCAAAGGTGGAACCAGCCTGGCGGTCCAGCTTCCCAATGCTCGATTCAGCAGGGATCTCGACCTGCTGAATACGGCCGCCGACCTCACCATCGACGGTTGCATCACCGAACTGAAGGAGGCCGGCCGTGCGCAAGGGCGAGACCCCTTCATCTTCGATGTCAGCGAACGGGGGCGCCTGACCGGCGCGACTCACGGGGTCACGCTGACCGTGCGGGCCCTGTTGGGCTCCACCGTTTTCGAGCAGTTCCCGCTCGATCTGACGACCGGTCTGCACTTCACCGGCAAGGTGCGGGTGCTGCACTCGGACTTCCCGGTGTCGATCGATGATGTCGGGCCACCTCCACCCATGCGGCTTTACCCCGTGGTTGACCAGGTCGCCGACAAGGTTGCCGCGATGTACGAGCAACACAACGGAAGGACGTCGGGACGCTACCGCGATCTCGTTGACCTCGTCCTCATCATCGGCGCCGACGACATCACCATCGATCCAGAGCAGCTGGGGGCAGCGCTACGACGGGAACAGCGCCGACGCGGGATGACCTTGCCCAGGAAGCTGGTTCCACCCGGACCGGATTGGCAGCAGAAGTACACACTGGAGGCAATGAGGTCACCGGTTCCTACCTCCCTTCGCAGTCTGACCCGTTCGCTCGAGTTCGCCGGCCAGACCATCGACCCCGTTCTGGCCCGGTTCCACGATGGCGATCATCGCATCGACGGCCGCTGAGCCCCTGGACGTCCCGCGCCCCGGCCGATGACATCAGGCGGGGGCGCGGGACCTTCGGGGGCGGCGGTCAGCCGCGGTGCAGCACCCGGTTCAGGGCTCGCTGCGGGGCGGACGGGCGCAGCAGCGCCTGCGCGGCCAGGTGCCCGGAACCGCCGCCGAGGCCGGGGCCGGGGTGGGTGAAAGCGCCGATGTGTAGCAGTTTCTCGACGCCGGTGCGGTGACCGGTGCCGGTGCCGGGCCGCCACAGCAGCGACTGGTCGAGCTCGGCAGCCCCGCCGTACGGGTCGCCGTGGACGGCGTTGGCGTTGGCGGCCTGCAGGCCGGTCGGGGAGATGACGTGCCGGCCCACCACCCGGTCACGTAGCCCGGGCGCATACTCGGCCACCCGGTCCAGGACCCGGTCGGCGTAGGCGTCGGCCAGTTCCGGGGTCCACCCGCCGCTGACGTCCAGTTGCCCGGCTGCATCGCCGACGGGCGCCCACGGGACCTCCTGCAGTTGCAGCCACAGGGTGGCCGCGCCGTCCGGGGCGCGGGTCGGGTCGAGGACCGTCTGCTGGCCCACGACGACGGTCGGCGCCGCGGGTAGCAGACCCGCCTCGGCCTGGGCGCAGGCGACACCCGTGCTGTCGGCGCCGTTGCTGACGTGCACCAGCGGCACCGCGTCGAGACGGTCGTCGGTCCAGCGCAGCGGCCGGTCCAGGGCCAGGTGGATCTGGGTGGCCGCCCGGCCCGGGCGGTGGCGGGCCACGGCCTGCCGGCCGTGGTCGTCGACATCGCCCGGGGCGAGCAGGGTCTGGTAGAGCCGGCCAGTCGAGGTGGAGGCCAGCACGGCCCGCTTCGCGGCCAGGCGGGTGCCCGAGACATGTACGGCGACGGCCTTACCGTCCCGGACCTCGATGCGGTCGGCCGGGTTGCCCAGGTACGTCTCGACGCCCCGTTCGGCCAGCAGCGCGGCGAAGGCGGCGGTGAAGTTGGCCGCACCCCCCTCGACGATCGGTAGCCCGATGGCGTGCATGGTGAAGGCCATCACCGGCAGCATCAGCCCGCCGGTGGCCTGGTCCGGCGCGAGACCGGCGTGCAGCAGCCACGGCGACCACAGCTGGTCGACCTCCCAGCCGGTGAACCGCTCACGAACCAGGCCACGGCCGGACTGGGTGGCCACCCGGGCCAGCTCGCCGAGACCGGCGCGGCCGAGACCACGCAGCGCCCCGAGTCCGAGCCGCGCACTGTCCCCCGCCGTCAGCTCCGAGCCCAGCGCCCCGAAGACGTGCGGCGCCCAGCTCTCGAACTGGGCCAGCATCCCCGCGTACGCGTCGGCGTCCGCCGGATGCTCGAACAGCTTCGCGGTGAGCGCGGCGTCGCGGTCGGCGACGACGGCGCCCCGCTCCGACACCGACGCGGTCACCGGGCCCTCAGCGTGCCGGTAGACCAGCCCGTGCCGGTGCAGGTCGGGGCCGAGCGTCCCGTACCCGGCGCCGCCGACGAACAGCGGATGCCAGGACGAGAACGTGTCGTGCACGTATCCGGGGGCGGTGAGCTCGCCGGAATCGATGAAACCGCCGATCCGGTCACGCTCGTCGACCAGCGCGACCTTCCAACCGGCGCCGGCCAGTTCCGCTGCGGCCACCAGGCCGTTGATGCCGGCTCCGATGACGACGGCGTCGTAGGTCGCGCTCATGCCCGCACAGCCTGCCGCGGCTCGGCCGCGGTGTCACGTGCCGGCGCGCCGTGGCAGAGGGTTCCGCGGGCCCGGAGCCGCTGGGCCAGCGCCGGGGTGATGCCCCGGTAGTCCTGCGGGCAGATCGGCAGCAGCCACTGCTTGGCCCGGGTCAGCGCGCCGACGTTGATGCCGACGTCGGAGAGCACCTCGTCGATGTTGTGCACCGAGAACGGGATGACGTTGGTGCCGCGGGCGTGCTTGCCGCGGGTGCGTTCCCGCATCCAGGCCAGCCGTTCGGTGACGCGCGCGAGCATCACCTCGCGACTGGGAAGCGTGTGGTTGCCGCCGAGCAGCGAGCCGATCCAGATGGCGGACACCTCGGCCGACAGCGGCGAGAAGAACGACGAGTTGTACCCGGCGAAGCTGAGGTCCGGCACGTTGACCGGGTGGATCTGCCGGTACAGCAGGAAGTCGCCGTTGTCGTCGGTGAGCTGGTCCACGACATCGGCGGGCAGGCAGGGGATGTCCTGCGTCCAGCCAGTGGCGGCGACGACGACGTCGACCGGGATCTGTTCACCGGAGCCCAGTTCGGCGTAGGCGCGGCCGTCCCGCTCGACGAACCGGCGGATGATGCTCTCCCGCTTGACGGTGATCGAGCCGTCGGCGACGCCCTCGAAGAATCCTTCGGAGACCAGCGAGACGGTGGACCGGGCGATGTCGGCGAAGCGGCCGTGCGGCAGCAGCCCGATCTTCTTGAGTCCGAGCTGGCCGGTGGTGACCTTCTCCACGCTGCCCAGCATCTGGTTGGCCATCATCGAGTTCCGCGCGTGCAGCACCTTCTCCGGCCCGGAGATGACGCGATAGCGGAACAGTCCCTCGCCGAGGCGGGTGAGCATCAGGTACTTGTAGTTGACGATGCCCTTGATCTTGCGGGGCATCTTCCAGAGCAGTTCGCGGGCGACCACGGTGGTGGAAGCGGCGACCTTGGAGATCTCGACGGTGACGTCGCAGGCCGACTTGCCGTAGCCGAGCACGATGACGTTCTTGCCGCGCACCTGCTCACGGTCGTGCCAGTCGCTGCCGGGAATGATCTGCCCGCCCAGCTTCTCGAACAGGTCGGCGCCCGGGATGGTCGGGATGAACGGGCGGGAGAAGATCCCGCTGGCCATCACCAGGTGGTCGACGTGCTCGGTGCCGGCGGCGGTGGTGACGTTCCAGCCGCCGCCCGGTACGGGGGCGGCGTGGGTGACCTCGGTGCCCAGCCGCAGCAGCGGCCGCAGCCCGAACTTCTGGGCGTAGGACTCCAGGTAGGCCTGCACCTGTTCGCCTGCCGGCCATTCCGGGTAGTCGGCCGGCATGGCCAGGTCGGACAACGAGTAGGTGCCCTTGTCGTTCTGCGTCTTCAAGCCCG from Nakamurella flava encodes the following:
- a CDS encoding indolepyruvate oxidoreductase subunit beta family protein, producing the protein MSSSWSSGRRPITIAILAMGGEGGGVLADWIVAVGQKAGWYAQNTSVAGVAQRTGATVYYVELYPPSLAPAGESARQQPVLSLFPTPGEVDVVIASELMEAGRAVQRGFATPDRTTLIASTNRVYSMDERLALGDGRADSAALLSAAEAGAKRLVSADFMALATTAGSVISASLFGALAGSAALPFPRPEFEAAIRASGKGVDASLRAFAAGYDAATAPPPAPASRGNGPVALTLQPRRPVDPVEAAAQAEERRRRQIAATDPGSLVGPGLQAHARRVADHFPVPARDMLLHGCVRTAVYQDIDYTDRYLQRVSRLAAIELDPAGEARLTVEAARHVALWMTYQDTIHVAHQKIRSKRIAGVRDEAGAKKGQIVDVREYLHPQVEEITDTLPTAMGRRLSRSKMFRRIVTRATRNGIVVNTTGTIGFSMLWVMARFRPMRPRSYRFAREQEALDTWIDRAVRVGRDDPELAREVIECQRVLKGYGATHEHGRESFALLMAAVDTLASGPGRARAAAEIQRLREAALADEDGTALRAALAQVAPGALAAVA
- a CDS encoding indolepyruvate ferredoxin oxidoreductase subunit alpha, with the translated sequence MAERSFAHEVRKLRDGAGTTFSGEGILAVTKALLQSGVAYVGGYQGAPISHLMDVLGDAHEVLEELGVYFENSASEATAAAMLAASVNYPLRGAITFKSTVGTNVASDALANLSSGGVTGGALIIVGEDYGEGSSIMQERSHAFAMKSQMWLLDPRTNIEAIVNAVEAGFELSEASSTPVMLQLRLRACHLTGSFEAKDNQRPPMTVTEAIENPVRQLDRIVLPPASFLHEKEKIENRWPAAVEFITRRGLNEVLGAGTADVGIIVQGGVYNTLNRALELLGQSDAFGNTQVPIYVMNVTYPVVDSEVLDFCADKKAVLLVEEGQPDYIEQNLNAILRRAGSTVALHGKDLLPVAGEYTTAAVTRGVDDFLARHLPDRERTRPALLRPADDPASPFATRVDAKAIKARPPGLCTGCPERPIFSALKLAEKETGKKHHVSADIGCHLFAINEPFNLGATTMGYGLGSAGAAALNSKSADRRTVAIMGDGGFWHNGLTSGVGNAVFNENDQLLLVVDNAYSAATGGQDVLSSQADSPLRSTQHPIEKAVRGVGVKWTKTVTDTYRIGELRDLLVTALTTKTKGPKVIVAQSECQLNKQRREKPQRQKAIKEGKRVVKERFGVDAETCTGDHACIRVSGCPSLTIAPNPDPMRTDPVATVLDSCVGCGVCGANAHAASLCPSFYRTDMVINPTAVDRARSVIRKGWTKALSSGVESRAAQYEVAQ
- a CDS encoding cyclase family protein, translated to MTVVDDLLDSLATGGVEILDLTAPLSPDTPVLQLPPPFANTIPLSLEKVSDFDDDGPFWGWNNIHLGEHTGTHLDAPVHWATGRDGNSVDTIPPRRLVGPAVVLDVTERAQENPDLLVGPADFEALGPLPEGAWLLLRTGWSRYSRDAQAFANADDAGPHTPGVSAEGAQWLAESPITGYGVETVGIDAGQAGGLQPPFPVHHYLLGADKYGLTQLQNLDRLPATGAMLVVSPLPIVGGTGSPARAYAIVPS
- a CDS encoding AraC family transcriptional regulator, whose amino-acid sequence is MARSAPPLSAHRVLRTTSLDVARASVSAQLAPHRLMPTAGVEGFRALHNAVDLDGLSLHYIDYASEVEIAVDGMGFQLVQIPLAGRCTIVAGRATVAAHPGTAVVAPPGRPLRMRYSRGNPRLMVRIGRPVLTQRVAVARAAGLDIPDGVGELDLTRGAGRSWRALVDLVVTDVDRPDGLASAPSAAAALRIALIDGLLAGLAVPGEAAAVTPHERPIRRAARLIEDHCAEPLGTPDIAEAVGLSVRALQAGFRVHLGVTPMAHLRRVRLERVRADLQQGRAASVTEAALRWGVTHLGRLSGDYRSTFGETPSQTLQRSR
- a CDS encoding flavin reductase family protein, with amino-acid sequence MPQHTPPAPVVNDPATTPSALRRHLARWPTGVAVVTTVVDGRPVGKTINSFHSTSLQPPLVGWCVDHGSSQLDDWLAADGFVVHVLSADQIPLATHFANRSADRFAGIEWTAGLDGMPLLVADVPLRLECRVRHRLPVGDHTYLVGQVVDLTAGPAIPLVLQR
- a CDS encoding LLM class flavin-dependent oxidoreductase, with protein sequence MSTPLLDADHFRLGLFSSNCTGGLAVTTIPERWSASWADNLRLAQLADRVGIDFMLPIARWIGYGGVTNFHEGVLEPVPWATAIVASTERVTAFATVHTAFNHPVVTAKQLATVDQVAPGRVGVNVVAGWNQPEYEAMGVDLPQDHDSRYALAQEWIDIVTTLWQREGRYDVPGRFWNLTGVEALPKPADGRLPILNAGSSAQGKAYAARNADFVFTIVSGPEQGAEVVRGLHADAAAQGRTSGVLTPTHVVCRPTREEAREYLHYYADENADWDAVDNLMRLQGLHAQSFSPEMLATFRGRFAAGHGTCPLVGSPDDVADEIERFARAGFGGITMSFVDYVGELEYFAQEVMPRLVKKGLRPEMG
- a CDS encoding type IV toxin-antitoxin system AbiEi family antitoxin domain-containing protein, which gives rise to MRRDEWWPNLRLQAEDQHGLITAAQGRLAGATRRQLADLIEQGTLTRLQHGIYQLTGTPSDEWTGVRTAWLALAPERSAPERLAAPDPEGVVSHRSAAQLLGLGDLDADRIEFVASTRRRPRNPDVVVHQAQVRSGDWIVEHGLPVTTPVVTVAALADSGVDREHLAVVARDAVWRRDVPVTSLAAALDRCAAGYGFDDGTALIDELIALAGVPQSSIDLAAHATGGDRARSSPPAGPGRFRAMIADPP